GGGCCAACGCCCGGGCCACCGTCTCCACCCCGGTCACCTGGGACGAGCTGCCCGACGTCGACCCCGACGACTTCGACCTGCGGACCGTGCCGCAGCGGTTGGCCGAGCGCGGCGACCCGCACGCCGGCATCGACGACGCCGCGTGGGACATCACCCCGCTGCTGGAGTGGGCCGAGCGGGACGCCGCAGCCGGCGAAGGCGACTTGCCGTACCCGCCGGACCACCCGAAGATGCCCGGCGAACCGAAGCGGGTCCAACCCTCCAAGGACCGCGACCGCCCCCGCTGACCCGTGCCGTGCCGTGCCGCTGTCGATCCGGTGTGCTCGGCAAGGTCACGCTCGATCCTGGATCGAGTGGCTTTGGAGCGCGCGGACAACCACTCGATCCAGGATCGAGCGGGATCTTGAGCGGCTCACGGGACCATCGGCCGAGGAGAGGGTCAGATACTGAGCTTCATGCCCTCGTGACTCGGGACGAAGCCGAGGCCGAGATAGAAACGGTGTGCGTCATGGCGGCTCTTGTCGCTGGTGAGCTGCACCAGCCCACAGCCGCGCTGCCGGGCGCGGTCGATCGCCCAGGTCATCATCAGGCGGCCCACGCCCCGCCCGCGCTGGTCCGAGCGGATCCGCACCGCCTCGATCAACAGCCGCTCCGTGCCGTGCCGGCCGAGTCCCGGGATGTAGGTGAGCTGCATGCATCCCAGCACCTCACCGTCGGCCTCGGCGACGACGAGGTGGTTACGCGGATCGGCACCGATGTCGGCGAACGCCTTCTCGTAGACGGCGTCGACCTCCCCGACGTCACGAGTACGCCCCAACACGTCGTCGGCGAGGAGATCGAGGACGGCGGGTAGGTCGGCCCGGACCGCCTCCCGGAAGAACACGTCGCTCATCCCGCGAGCGTCCCACAGCGGCGCGAACCGATGCGCGGGGGAGCAGCGTCATCCGTCGTTCTGGCGGGTGACGCCCTGTATCACCGCGATCGGGGCGCCGGCGGGTCCGCACTCGACCGGCAGGGGCGGCAGGTGGCCCGGCGGCTCGTCCTCGGTGAGTGGGGCCTCGACGTATCCGGATCTTCCTCGGGTCGCTAACGGGCGGGGCAGCGCTTGCCTTCGGCGGGGACGGTGAGGTCGATCAGGTACGCGTCGACGGCCTCGGTGATGCAGGGCGTCTGCGGGTATGCGGTGTGCCCCTCGCCCTCCCAGGTCAGTACGCGTCCGACGCCGAGCATCTCGGCCAGGGCCGGGGTCTGCTCGTAGGGCGTGGCCGGGTCGCCGGTGGTGCCGATGACCAGGATCGGCGGGGCACCTTCGGCGCGACCGGTGGGGTAGGGGTCGCTGCCGCCGGGCCACTCGGTGCAGGAGATCAGGCCGGTGGCGAGCGCCGGACCGAAGAGCGGGTACTGCGTACGCCACTCGGACTGCAACTGGCGGATCCGTTGCAGGCTGGGGCGTTCCTCGTCGTCGGCGCAGTTGATCGCCGTGTTGGCGTCGAAGAGGTTGGTGTAGCGGCCGTTGTCGTCGCGGTCGGTGTAGTTGTCGGCGAGCTGGAACACCGCGTCGGGGTTGCCCTGGTCCAGCTGGTCGATGGCGCGGGCGAGCTGCCGCCAGCCGGTCTCGTTGTAGAGCGACGAGATGACCGCGTAGAAGATCCAGCCGGAGGTGGCCTCGCGGCCGTCGGCGGAGCGGACGGGGGAGGACTTGGCCTTGTCGATGGCGGAGACGACTGCGGCTCGGGCGTCGGGGGCGATCGGGCAGTTGCCGGCGTTGGCCGCGCACCACCGGCCGAAGTTGTCGAAGGCGCGCTCGAAGCCCTTGGCCTGGCTCTCCGAACCGGCGATCAGATTCTGTCGGGGGTCGACCGCGCCGTCGAGCACCAGCGCCCGCACCCGCTGCGGGAAGAGTTGGGCGTACGTGGCGCCGAGCAGCGTGCCGTACGAGTATCCGAGGTAGGTCATCTTGTCGTCGCCGACGGCCGCGCGGATCGCGTCCATGTCCCGGGCGGTCTGCTCGGTGGAGTAGAGCTTGAGCTGGTCGCCGTACTTGTCGCCGCAGCTCTGGCCGATCCGCTTGGCCATGGTCACGTAGACGTCGAACTTCTCCTGGCTCTCCGGGTCGGGGTCGTAGCCGAAGACGCCGTCCAGGTCGGCGTCGGAGATGCACTCGACCGGACTGGACCGGGCCACGCCGCGCGGGTCGAAGCCGATGATGTCGAACCGTTGCAGGATGCTGTCGGGCAGGCCGCCGAACTGCTCGCCGAAGGAGAGGTAGACGGCGGTGTCCACGCCCGACCCACCCGGGCCGCCCGGGTTGATCAGCAGCGAGCCGATCCGGTTGCGCTGGTTGTCGGAACGGACCCGCAACAGGGCGATCTCGAAGGTCTCGTCGGCGCCGGGGCCGGTGGTGGCGCCGGTGCCGCCGGCCCAGTCGCGCGGCACCTGGATGCGGGCGCAGTCGTACCGGACGCCGGGGGCGCTGCGTCCGACCAGGTCGTCGGGGACATCGGGGCAGGCCCGCCAGTCGGGTGCCGTGCCGGGTGGGGCGGCCGACCCTTGCGCCTCGACGTCGGCGCGCGGCGCGAAGGCCGGCAGCGTGCAGCCGGCGGTGACGACCATGGCGGCGGTCAGGCCGGCCAGGGTGAGCCGCAGGCGGCGGATCCGGTCGGAAGTACGGGTCACGAGCTGGGCCTCCGTGATCGGGTCGACGGCCGCGGGTCGGTCGGGTGCGGGTCAGTCGGACGCGGATCCCACCGGCACCGCCGGGTCACCCCGCAGGACCTGGTCCACGTCGAACCGCACCGGCCGGTCGAGTTGATCGTATCGGCAGGAACGCGGGTCGCGGTCGGGCCGCCAGCGCACGAACCGCGCGGTGTGCCGGAACCGGTCGCCCTCCATCGCGTCGTACGCCACCTCGACCACCAGCTCCGGGCGGACCGGCTCCCATTCCAGGTTCTTGGTGCCGGTCCACCGGCTGACCCCGCCCGGGATGCGCTGGCCCCGCTCGTGGTCGCCGTGCACCCACGGGTGTGCGGCGCCGACGTCGCGATAGGGCGCCAACTCCTCCAGCAGCTCGGCCCGGCGGGCCATGGTGAACGAGGCGCTCACGCCGACGTGGTGCAGCAGACCCTCGTCGTCGTAGAGCCCGAGCAGCAGCGAGCCCACCACCGGGCCGGACTTGTGCCACCGGAAGCCGGCCACCACCGCGTCGGCGGTACGCGCGTGCTTGACCTTGAACATCAACCGCTTGCCCGGCTCGTACGGCAGGTCGGCCGGCTTGGCGATCAACCCGTCCAACCCGGCGCCCTCGAACACGTCGAACCAGCGGCGGGCGGTGTCCGCGTCGGTGGTGACCTGGGTGACGTGCACCGGTGGGCGTACCCCGGCCAGCGCCTGCTCCAACCGGGCGCGGCGGGTCGGGTAGGGCGCGTCGAGCAGGCTCTCGCCGTCCAGCGCCAGCAGGTCGAAGGCGACGAAGTCGGCCGGAGTGGTCTCGGCCAGCAGTGTCACCCGGGACGCCGCCGGGTGGATGCGCTGGGCCAGCAACTCGAAGTCGAGCCGGGGCTGCCCGCTCGGGCCGTCCCGGCGGATCACGATCAGCTCTCCGTCGACCGCGCAGCGCTCCGGCAGTTGCCGACGGGCCTGCTCCACCACCTCGGGGAAGTAGCGGGTCATCGTCTTGCCACCCCGGCTGGCCAGCTCCACCTCGTCGCCGTCGCGGAAGACGATGCAGCGGAATCCGTCCCACTTGGGCTCGTAGGTCATCCCGGTCGCGGTCGGGATCGACGCCACACTGCGGGCCAGCATCGGCTCCAGCGGCGGGTTGATCGGCAGGTCCACGGCGACCAGTCAACCAGACCACACCGACAACGGTGAGGCAGATCACCGCCGCGCCGTGGGCGCGGTGTCCGCCCGTACGCCCTGCCGCCCGGCCCGGGCGAATCAGGAAACCGCAGGTCAGAGCTACTTTCGCGGAGTGTCGGAGTGGGTGTGCGGGTGCTGCGGGCGGTGGCGGGTCAGCGTCGAGCTGATCCAGCGCCGGTACGTGTACCGGCTGGTCCAGCACTATCCGCAGCGCTTCGGCGGGGGCAAGAACGTCCTCGGCGAGGTGGGCTCGGTGCCCGAGCTGGCGGAGCTGCTGCGTCGGCGTACCCCGGTGAGCCTGGCCGACCTGCGCGAAGCCGCCTGAACCGCCCTGCGCGAAGCCGCCTGATCCGGTCAGAAGCGGGCGAAGGAGCGGATCGGCGCGCGGGGACCGAACTTCGGTGCCTGGACGCCGGCGACCTCCAGCAGCCGGCAGACCCGGCCCCGGTGTCCCCGGAACGGTTCCAGCAGCTCCAGCAGCCGGGCGTCGTCACCACGCGGCTCACCGGCCAACGCCCAGGCCACCGTGTTCGGTACGTGGTAGTCGCCGACGCTCACCGCGTCCGCGTCGCCGTACGCCACGCGTACCACCTCGGCGGCGGTCCAGACGCCGATGCCGGCGACGGCGGTCAACCGGCGGGTGGCTTCGGCGCTGTCCGCGCAGCGCTCCAGCCGGTCGGCGACGGCGGCGGCCCGGCGCAGGGTCTCGGCCCGGCGCTGTTCGACCCCGAACGGGTGGAACACCCAGTACGGAGTGGCCGCGACGGCGGCCGGCTCGGGCGGCAGCAGCAGCGACACCGGCCCCGGTGCCGGTGCGGCGAAGTGGCGGACGGTGGCGGCGTACGCCCGGTAGGCCTCCTTGCCGGTCACCTTCTGCTCGAAGACGGCCCGGAGCACCCGGGGGAAGACCAGGCCGGTGGCGGGCATCCGCAACCCGGCGTGTCGGGCCGCGAGTCGCGCCACCACGGGATGCGACCGGGCCAGGTCGGCGAAGCCGGTCAGGTCGTCACGCAGCCCGGCGACGGCGTCGGCGTGCGCGACCAGCCAGTCGCCACCCGGCCCGTACCCGTCGGCCCGCAGCTCGGACCCGGTCCCGTGCAGCGCGAGGGTGCCGGGTCCGGCCGGTGTACGGGTCGCCCACCACAGGGTGTCGTCGACGATCCGGGCGCACGGGTCGTACGGGCTGAAGGTGAGCGGCCGGATCGTGGCGGCCAGCCGGTAGCCGGGTGGCGGGCGCAGCGTCCGGCTCGCGGTCGGCGCGGTCCCGGTCACCACCCCACTCTGCCATCCGGTCCGGGGCGCCGGGGCGGCGCGGTCCGGGCACGCCCTCGGCGGCGGTGCGCGGGCCGACCAGCGGACACCGTCCGTTCACCCCTGGGCCACCTGAACGGCCAGGATTCTTCGGGCAGATAATCCCAAAGATATATGTATCTGGCGAGATCATTGGGCTTCGGCGGCGACGCCACGGATTCATCGCTGTCCCGCTCCCGGACCCGCTGCTATGGTCCGACCTGCGCGGCACCCGTCCAGTCAGCACCTGACACCGGTGCGTGGTCGAGGAACGGCCGAACGGTCAGCGAATCGATCACCGAGCCGCGCACAACGGGGAGCTGTGCAGAAAGGCATTCGGGGATGACTGCTGGAGCGGTTGTTCGGTCCGGGCGGCGGGGAGCCGTCGTCTCGTCACACCGGCGTCACCACTGACGTGGCCGCCCGGGAGGTGACCCGCCGAACTCGACGGCCGGTCACGTGATAGCGCTGCGCGTCTAC
Above is a window of Verrucosispora sp. NA02020 DNA encoding:
- a CDS encoding GNAT family N-acetyltransferase gives rise to the protein MSDVFFREAVRADLPAVLDLLADDVLGRTRDVGEVDAVYEKAFADIGADPRNHLVVAEADGEVLGCMQLTYIPGLGRHGTERLLIEAVRIRSDQRGRGVGRLMMTWAIDRARQRGCGLVQLTSDKSRHDAHRFYLGLGFVPSHEGMKLSI
- a CDS encoding ATP-dependent DNA ligase → MDLPINPPLEPMLARSVASIPTATGMTYEPKWDGFRCIVFRDGDEVELASRGGKTMTRYFPEVVEQARRQLPERCAVDGELIVIRRDGPSGQPRLDFELLAQRIHPAASRVTLLAETTPADFVAFDLLALDGESLLDAPYPTRRARLEQALAGVRPPVHVTQVTTDADTARRWFDVFEGAGLDGLIAKPADLPYEPGKRLMFKVKHARTADAVVAGFRWHKSGPVVGSLLLGLYDDEGLLHHVGVSASFTMARRAELLEELAPYRDVGAAHPWVHGDHERGQRIPGGVSRWTGTKNLEWEPVRPELVVEVAYDAMEGDRFRHTARFVRWRPDRDPRSCRYDQLDRPVRFDVDQVLRGDPAVPVGSASD
- a CDS encoding alpha/beta hydrolase, whose product is MVVTAGCTLPAFAPRADVEAQGSAAPPGTAPDWRACPDVPDDLVGRSAPGVRYDCARIQVPRDWAGGTGATTGPGADETFEIALLRVRSDNQRNRIGSLLINPGGPGGSGVDTAVYLSFGEQFGGLPDSILQRFDIIGFDPRGVARSSPVECISDADLDGVFGYDPDPESQEKFDVYVTMAKRIGQSCGDKYGDQLKLYSTEQTARDMDAIRAAVGDDKMTYLGYSYGTLLGATYAQLFPQRVRALVLDGAVDPRQNLIAGSESQAKGFERAFDNFGRWCAANAGNCPIAPDARAAVVSAIDKAKSSPVRSADGREATSGWIFYAVISSLYNETGWRQLARAIDQLDQGNPDAVFQLADNYTDRDDNGRYTNLFDANTAINCADDEERPSLQRIRQLQSEWRTQYPLFGPALATGLISCTEWPGGSDPYPTGRAEGAPPILVIGTTGDPATPYEQTPALAEMLGVGRVLTWEGEGHTAYPQTPCITEAVDAYLIDLTVPAEGKRCPAR
- a CDS encoding DNA-3-methyladenine glycosylase, with protein sequence MTGTAPTASRTLRPPPGYRLAATIRPLTFSPYDPCARIVDDTLWWATRTPAGPGTLALHGTGSELRADGYGPGGDWLVAHADAVAGLRDDLTGFADLARSHPVVARLAARHAGLRMPATGLVFPRVLRAVFEQKVTGKEAYRAYAATVRHFAAPAPGPVSLLLPPEPAAVAATPYWVFHPFGVEQRRAETLRRAAAVADRLERCADSAEATRRLTAVAGIGVWTAAEVVRVAYGDADAVSVGDYHVPNTVAWALAGEPRGDDARLLELLEPFRGHRGRVCRLLEVAGVQAPKFGPRAPIRSFARF